One Methanocaldococcus infernus ME DNA segment encodes these proteins:
- a CDS encoding HDIG domain-containing metalloprotein, with product MERLIELAKEIKDEKLREKVIEFIKNPKATHPEVKDTGVSLEEAPASINWHHRYEGGLIEHTVAVTKLALKMADVFEEVYGVKVNRDYIIAGSLLHDIMKPYNYIKTEEGFDHYDLFNLDHLTLAVAELYKREFPLEVIKIVASHHGEFSPTRPQSIEAYIVHYADETDSKINDVAVRVCQARSKDLGIDEQEIYKAINPLKVYEVRSKEGKNKVIEFLKNLLNLD from the coding sequence ATGGAAAGATTGATAGAGTTGGCTAAGGAGATAAAAGATGAGAAGTTAAGGGAGAAGGTTATAGAGTTTATAAAGAATCCTAAGGCTACTCATCCTGAGGTTAAGGATACAGGAGTTAGCTTAGAAGAGGCTCCAGCAAGTATTAACTGGCACCATAGATATGAAGGAGGTTTAATAGAGCATACTGTTGCTGTGACAAAGTTGGCTTTAAAAATGGCTGATGTCTTTGAGGAGGTTTATGGAGTTAAGGTTAATAGAGACTATATTATAGCTGGCTCTCTACTTCATGACATTATGAAGCCTTACAACTACATAAAGACAGAGGAAGGGTTTGATCACTATGATCTCTTTAACTTAGATCACTTAACCCTTGCTGTAGCTGAACTTTATAAAAGAGAGTTTCCTTTAGAAGTTATTAAAATAGTGGCTTCACATCATGGAGAATTTTCCCCAACAAGGCCCCAGTCTATTGAAGCCTATATAGTTCACTATGCAGATGAAACTGATTCAAAAATAAATGATGTAGCTGTGAGAGTGTGCCAAGCAAGGAGCAAAGATTTGGGAATTGATGAGCAAGAGATATATAAGGCTATAAATCCACTAAAAGTTTATGAAGTTAGAAGTAAGGAAGGAAAAAATAAAGTTAT
- a CDS encoding glycosyltransferase family 4 protein produces the protein MKVLMPTIFYPHIGGITIHVENIIKRLKDIEFHILTYDYYEPKYNNVVIHQVPHLKRMRGLTYLINAIRIGKEILKKEDIDLIHSHYAFPQGCVGSYLRKYCPHILTLHGSDVLFLRKSFLGRLFFNYSLRGADKIICVSKYLASQIDRESVVIYNGVDEGKNLGDHGFGLYVGSFVKQKGLDLLLKAIEGIDFKFKIIGGLGKNRENIEYLGKLSHEETLKYMGMCSFLVVPSRVEGFGIVALEAMACEKPVIAMNTGGLREIVINGYNGFLVNDVKEMREKIKLLIEDEDLRKELGRNAKKFSKKFSWEKTVKKVREVYEEILWKD, from the coding sequence ATGAAGGTTTTAATGCCAACTATTTTTTATCCACACATAGGGGGAATAACTATTCATGTAGAGAACATTATAAAGAGATTGAAAGATATTGAATTTCACATCTTGACATATGATTATTATGAACCTAAGTATAATAATGTTGTTATTCATCAAGTCCCTCACTTGAAGAGGATGAGAGGCTTAACATACTTAATAAATGCTATAAGGATAGGAAAAGAGATTCTTAAAAAAGAGGATATAGATTTAATTCACTCTCACTATGCCTTTCCTCAGGGTTGTGTTGGCTCTTACCTTAGAAAATATTGTCCTCACATCCTTACTTTACATGGTAGTGATGTCCTCTTCTTAAGAAAATCTTTCTTAGGAAGGCTATTTTTTAACTACTCTCTTAGAGGAGCAGATAAAATAATCTGTGTTAGTAAGTACTTAGCTTCTCAGATAGATAGAGAGAGTGTAGTTATTTACAATGGAGTAGATGAGGGGAAAAATTTAGGAGATCATGGATTTGGCTTATATGTGGGTTCATTTGTTAAGCAGAAAGGATTAGATTTATTATTAAAGGCTATTGAAGGGATAGACTTTAAGTTTAAAATTATTGGAGGGCTTGGAAAAAATAGGGAGAATATAGAATACTTAGGAAAGCTAAGTCATGAGGAAACCTTAAAATATATGGGAATGTGTAGCTTCTTAGTAGTTCCTTCAAGAGTTGAAGGCTTTGGAATTGTTGCTTTAGAGGCTATGGCTTGTGAAAAGCCAGTTATAGCCATGAACACTGGAGGACTTAGAGAGATAGTTATAAATGGATATAATGGATTTTTGGTTAATGATGTAAAAGAAATGAGAGAGAAAATTAAGCTATTAATTGAAGATGAAGACTTAAGAAAAGAGTTAGGAAGAAATGCTAAAAAATTTTCAAAAAAATTTAGTTGGGAAAAAACAGTTAAAAAAGTGAGAGAGGTTTATGAGGAGATACTATGGAAAGATTGA
- a CDS encoding AI-2E family transporter, with translation MRNKEFSVFIKLFILGLMLFFVYMIIPYLDVFAYAIAFSYMALPIYKFLRKFFSSSVSSFLAIALFIVPLILIFIYSISVLIKLILSLDINYYINLLLKYNINLEYLSKLLPEYFKYINTYLSSLISSIPEKILYLSDLALKLIMVVFCTYYFLKDGEKIKDVILKITPTEYEYKVEILLKYLHEIYKSLFISCLFLSVIIGFLAFIIYYLFSIPYPELLAVLTAIFAFLPIIGAWIIYLPASLYIALANPIKGLFFLILCIVFLNIIPDYILRPHIVSTDIHPILVVIAFLIAPLTLGLAGFAIGPLIVGFLNAFYLAKYRDKKI, from the coding sequence ATGAGAAATAAAGAGTTTTCAGTGTTTATAAAGCTGTTCATTTTAGGTTTAATGTTATTCTTTGTTTATATGATCATTCCCTATCTTGATGTCTTTGCCTATGCTATAGCCTTTTCATACATGGCCTTACCAATCTACAAATTTTTAAGGAAATTCTTTTCTTCATCAGTTAGCTCTTTCTTAGCCATAGCTCTCTTTATTGTTCCTCTAATTCTAATATTTATTTATAGTATTTCAGTGCTAATAAAGTTAATCTTATCCTTAGACATTAATTATTACATAAACCTACTTTTAAAATACAATATTAACTTAGAATATCTCTCCAAACTTCTACCAGAATATTTTAAGTATATAAATACATACTTATCTTCTTTAATTTCATCTATCCCAGAGAAAATTTTATATCTTTCTGATCTTGCCTTAAAATTAATTATGGTTGTTTTCTGCACATACTACTTTTTAAAGGATGGAGAGAAAATAAAGGATGTAATTTTAAAGATAACTCCAACTGAGTATGAATATAAAGTAGAGATTTTATTAAAATACTTGCATGAGATATATAAGAGTCTATTTATTAGTTGCTTGTTCCTCTCAGTTATTATAGGTTTCTTAGCCTTCATCATCTATTATCTCTTCTCCATCCCATACCCAGAACTTTTAGCTGTTTTAACAGCAATCTTTGCCTTCCTACCAATCATTGGAGCTTGGATCATCTACTTACCAGCATCTCTTTATATAGCTCTAGCTAATCCTATAAAAGGTCTATTCTTCCTTATTCTTTGTATTGTCTTTTTAAATATAATCCCTGATTATATACTAAGGCCTCATATAGTTTCCACTGATATACATCCTATACTTGTTGTTATAGCCTTTCTTATAGCTCCTCTAACCCTTGGCTTAGCTGGCTTTGCCATAGGTCCTTTAATTGTTGGTTTTTTAAATGCCTTTTACTTGGCCAAATATAGGGACAAAAAAATTTAA
- a CDS encoding adenylyltransferase/cytidyltransferase family protein, whose product MKRVVAAGTFDILHPGHYEFLKFAKSLGDELIVIVARDKTVEKIKGRKPIIPEEQRRAMVEALKPVDKAILGSLNNKLEPIIELKPDIIVLGPDQRTFDEEELKRELKKYDLSPKIVRFNKYIKCPFHSSYDIVKEILKRYGGKE is encoded by the coding sequence ATGAAAAGAGTTGTAGCTGCTGGAACCTTTGACATCTTACACCCTGGACATTATGAATTTTTAAAATTTGCTAAGAGCTTAGGGGATGAGTTAATAGTTATTGTTGCAAGGGATAAAACAGTTGAGAAAATTAAAGGTAGAAAACCAATTATCCCTGAAGAGCAGAGGAGAGCCATGGTTGAAGCTCTTAAGCCTGTTGATAAAGCCATACTTGGAAGCTTAAACAATAAGTTAGAGCCAATTATAGAGTTAAAGCCTGACATTATTGTTCTTGGTCCTGATCAGAGAACATTTGATGAGGAAGAGTTGAAGAGAGAATTAAAGAAGTATGACTTATCTCCTAAAATAGTAAGGTTTAACAAATATATTAAATGTCCATTCCATAGCTCTTATGATATTGTTAAAGAAATCCTTAAAAGATATGGAGGGAAAGAATGA
- the pdxT gene encoding pyridoxal 5'-phosphate synthase glutaminase subunit PdxT, with the protein MIGVLAIQGAVEEHLEALKRAGYEGKRIKRVEDLKDVEALIIPGGESTTIGKLMKKYNFLDVLKKGTVPILGTCAGMVLLSKGTGINQILLELMDITVKRNAYGRQRESFEKEIEVKGLGKINGVFIRAPIVDKILSDDVEVIAKNDDKIVGVKQDKFMALSFHPELSEDGYKIYDYFLKECVYK; encoded by the coding sequence ATGATAGGAGTCTTAGCTATACAAGGAGCTGTTGAAGAGCACTTAGAAGCTTTAAAAAGAGCTGGATATGAAGGGAAAAGGATTAAGAGGGTTGAAGATTTAAAGGATGTTGAAGCTTTAATTATTCCTGGAGGGGAGAGTACAACAATAGGAAAGTTGATGAAGAAATATAACTTCTTAGATGTATTAAAAAAAGGGACTGTCCCAATCTTAGGAACCTGTGCTGGAATGGTTCTTCTATCCAAAGGAACAGGAATTAATCAAATACTATTAGAACTTATGGACATAACTGTTAAGAGAAATGCCTATGGGAGACAGAGGGAGAGTTTTGAGAAGGAAATAGAGGTTAAGGGCTTAGGAAAAATTAATGGAGTCTTTATAAGGGCTCCAATAGTTGATAAAATATTAAGTGATGATGTTGAAGTTATAGCTAAGAATGATGATAAGATAGTTGGGGTTAAACAAGATAAATTTATGGCTCTATCCTTTCATCCTGAACTGTCTGAAGATGGCTATAAGATTTATGACTACTTCTTAAAAGAATGTGTCTATAAGTGA
- a CDS encoding RNA ligase — translation MAEVKAYSLENIAKKLNLEVRDISRAVKRKILREYEYKDTKILLFKKEFKHIEKGTVVFLNDNLDVVRGYPKTYRALTLYPTIKEHFIDKVVIEEKLNGYNIRVVYINDEFFALTRSGYICPFTTKKVKKYLKLDILKEYPNYMLCGEMIGLNNPYTPKFYEEAQQEDENLAFYIFDIKERESNKSLTVEERLKLCNIYKLPHVKPLAIVDKEKAHEKIKEIIKELEHKKREGVVLKDPNMDVVPLKYTTHYTQCDDLREAFKFFFDMGLDFLFSRVVREGFMSYEFRESLEERKKRAKDIGEAIILPMAETIEKIASGERVTEDIELIFDSEEDFYEYLEFLRKVKILVKIKDIKELNGKLKVLIGKVYNKTNDKVLAYLNGTLWGE, via the coding sequence ATGGCTGAAGTTAAGGCATATAGCTTAGAGAACATAGCCAAGAAATTAAATTTAGAGGTTAGAGATATAAGTAGAGCTGTGAAGAGGAAGATTTTAAGAGAGTATGAATATAAAGACACTAAAATATTGCTATTTAAAAAAGAGTTTAAACACATTGAAAAAGGAACAGTTGTCTTTTTAAATGATAACTTGGATGTTGTAAGAGGTTATCCTAAAACCTATAGGGCTCTAACCCTATATCCAACAATAAAAGAGCATTTTATAGATAAGGTTGTAATTGAAGAAAAACTAAATGGTTACAACATTAGAGTTGTCTATATAAATGATGAGTTCTTTGCCTTAACAAGAAGTGGCTACATCTGCCCATTCACAACAAAGAAGGTTAAAAAATACTTAAAGCTTGACATATTAAAGGAGTATCCTAACTACATGCTCTGTGGAGAGATGATAGGGTTAAATAATCCTTACACCCCAAAGTTCTATGAAGAGGCTCAGCAAGAGGATGAAAATTTAGCCTTCTACATCTTTGATATAAAGGAGAGGGAAAGTAATAAGTCTTTAACTGTTGAAGAAAGGTTAAAGCTTTGTAATATATATAAATTGCCACATGTAAAGCCATTGGCTATAGTTGATAAAGAGAAAGCACATGAGAAGATAAAAGAAATTATTAAAGAGCTTGAGCATAAAAAGAGAGAAGGGGTTGTTTTAAAAGACCCTAATATGGATGTAGTTCCTTTAAAATACACTACCCACTATACTCAGTGTGATGACTTAAGAGAGGCTTTTAAATTTTTCTTTGATATGGGGTTAGACTTTCTATTTAGTAGAGTGGTTAGAGAGGGATTTATGAGCTATGAATTTAGGGAAAGCTTGGAAGAGAGGAAGAAGAGAGCTAAGGATATAGGTGAAGCCATAATATTACCAATGGCTGAAACTATTGAAAAAATAGCCAGTGGGGAAAGAGTTACTGAGGACATTGAATTAATCTTTGACTCTGAAGAAGACTTTTATGAATATTTAGAATTCTTGAGAAAGGTTAAGATCTTGGTTAAGATAAAGGATATTAAAGAGCTTAATGGTAAGTTAAAGGTTTTAATTGGTAAGGTTTATAATAAAACAAATGACAAGGTGTTAGCATATCTGAATGGAACTCTTTGGGGAGAGTAA
- the mfnA gene encoding tyrosine decarboxylase MfnA, with the protein MGRVIEELKRFRELDIKYSEGRIFGSMCSSIHPLAKEIVSLFLETNLGDPGLFKGTKLLEEKAVKLLGEILKNKEPYGFIVSGGTEGNLLAMRVVKKMKGRTIILPKTAHFSFEKAKEMMDLNLVYAPLTKGYEIDVRFVKDYVEDYKVDGIVGIAGTTEFGTIDNIEKLSEIAKENDIYLHVDAAFGGFVIPFLPKEYRRKEINYTFDFSLNVDSITIDPHKMLLCPIPAGGIIFKNSSYKRYLEVDAPYLTETKQATILGTRPGFGAACTYGLLRYFGEEGLKKLVKEVMDRTFYFKERLEREGFKLLLEPILNIIAIEDENHIETCKKLKEMGYYPSVCFNAKALRIVVMPHIREEHIDNFIEVLKEVKRD; encoded by the coding sequence TTGGGGAGAGTAATAGAGGAATTAAAAAGATTTAGGGAACTTGACATTAAATATTCAGAGGGTAGAATATTTGGCTCTATGTGCTCTTCTATCCACCCATTGGCTAAGGAAATAGTTTCTCTTTTCTTAGAAACAAATCTTGGAGATCCTGGACTATTTAAAGGGACTAAATTGTTGGAAGAGAAGGCTGTTAAACTCTTAGGAGAAATCTTAAAAAATAAAGAACCTTATGGCTTTATTGTCAGTGGAGGAACTGAAGGGAATTTATTGGCTATGAGAGTTGTAAAGAAGATGAAAGGGAGAACTATAATTTTACCTAAGACAGCCCATTTTTCTTTTGAGAAGGCTAAGGAGATGATGGATCTAAATTTAGTTTATGCTCCTCTAACTAAGGGTTATGAGATTGATGTGAGGTTTGTTAAAGACTATGTTGAAGACTATAAAGTTGATGGAATAGTTGGAATAGCTGGGACTACAGAGTTTGGAACCATTGACAACATTGAGAAGCTTAGTGAGATAGCTAAGGAGAATGATATTTATTTACATGTAGATGCTGCCTTTGGAGGCTTTGTCATCCCATTCTTACCTAAAGAGTATAGGAGAAAGGAGATTAATTACACTTTTGACTTCTCCTTAAATGTTGATTCTATAACTATTGACCCCCATAAGATGCTTCTCTGTCCTATCCCAGCAGGAGGAATTATTTTTAAAAATAGCTCTTATAAAAGATACTTGGAAGTTGATGCTCCTTACTTAACTGAAACTAAACAAGCCACAATCTTAGGAACAAGGCCAGGGTTTGGAGCAGCTTGCACTTATGGTTTGTTAAGATACTTTGGAGAGGAAGGGTTGAAAAAGTTGGTTAAGGAAGTTATGGACAGAACCTTTTATTTTAAAGAGAGGTTGGAGAGAGAAGGATTTAAGCTTCTTTTAGAGCCTATCTTAAATATTATTGCTATTGAAGATGAGAATCATATAGAAACTTGTAAGAAGTTAAAGGAGATGGGTTATTATCCTTCAGTTTGTTTCAATGCCAAGGCTTTGAGGATAGTGGTAATGCCTCATATAAGAGAGGAGCATATAGACAACTTTATAGAAGTGTTAAAAGAAGTAAAAAGGGATTGA
- a CDS encoding nucleotide-binding protein has product MKQIGFYGKGGIGKSTTVCNIAKALSEEYRVLVIGCDPKADCTALLREEDIKTVLEVLREKRSVKIEDIVVEGGKNIYCVEAGGPKPGVGCAGRGVIVAIETLKKLNVFENLDIDIVLYDILGDVVCGGFSLPLRFLDDVYIITSSDYMSLYAANNIAMGVKELKNKLSGVIYNVRGSYDNEEVVKEFCKRINTNYIGKIPNSPLVAKSEVLGKTVIEAFPDSDIAKIYKELARKIYENREKREPMPLSKRELKELALKYLK; this is encoded by the coding sequence TTGAAACAGATAGGGTTTTATGGGAAAGGGGGAATAGGGAAGAGTACAACAGTTTGTAATATAGCCAAGGCCCTCTCTGAGGAGTATAGGGTTTTAGTTATTGGCTGTGATCCTAAGGCTGATTGTACAGCTTTACTAAGAGAGGAAGATATAAAAACTGTCTTAGAAGTCTTAAGGGAGAAAAGAAGTGTGAAGATTGAAGATATTGTTGTAGAGGGAGGAAAAAATATTTACTGTGTTGAAGCTGGAGGACCTAAGCCAGGAGTTGGCTGTGCTGGAAGAGGGGTTATAGTGGCTATAGAAACATTAAAAAAATTAAATGTCTTTGAAAATTTAGATATTGACATTGTTCTCTATGACATCTTGGGAGATGTTGTCTGTGGTGGCTTCTCCCTACCTTTAAGGTTCTTAGATGATGTTTATATCATAACTTCATCTGACTACATGTCTCTTTATGCAGCCAACAATATTGCTATGGGAGTTAAAGAGCTAAAAAATAAATTGTCAGGGGTTATTTATAATGTTAGAGGTTCTTATGACAATGAAGAGGTTGTTAAAGAATTCTGTAAAAGAATCAATACTAATTACATTGGAAAGATTCCAAACTCTCCATTAGTAGCTAAGTCTGAAGTCTTAGGAAAGACTGTTATTGAAGCCTTTCCTGATAGTGATATAGCTAAAATTTATAAAGAGTTAGCAAGGAAAATTTATGAAAATAGAGAGAAGAGAGAGCCAATGCCATTAAGTAAGAGAGAGCTAAAGGAGTTGGCTTTAAAATATTTGAAGTGA
- a CDS encoding Nif3-like dinuclear metal center hexameric protein, translating into MLAKEVIELIESKAPKELALNWDNVGLQVGRLEKEVSKLGVALDPSLKVIEKASNLGVDFLFTHHPLFFKPINRVDGLVYEKLSLIFKNDMVVYSAHTNLDISYLNDALSSLYNLKDVEPLLDNGLGRIGTFKGSFEELLNITEENLTKPVVVGSCEEEEFKVAVLSGKGLTEELIKICKEKGVRVFISGDLTHHAKILAEDLDICLVDATHYHTEVYGLKKFIEELNLNFITLDF; encoded by the coding sequence ATGTTGGCTAAGGAGGTTATTGAACTAATAGAGAGTAAAGCTCCAAAGGAGTTAGCTTTAAATTGGGACAATGTTGGCTTACAAGTTGGAAGATTGGAAAAAGAGGTTAGTAAGTTAGGAGTAGCCTTAGATCCCTCTCTAAAGGTTATTGAAAAAGCTTCTAACTTAGGAGTAGATTTTCTATTTACTCATCACCCATTATTTTTTAAGCCAATAAATAGGGTTGATGGCTTAGTTTATGAGAAGCTGTCTTTAATATTTAAAAATGATATGGTTGTTTACTCAGCCCATACTAACTTAGACATTAGTTATTTAAATGATGCCCTATCCTCTCTATACAATTTAAAGGATGTTGAGCCTCTCTTAGACAATGGCTTAGGAAGAATTGGAACCTTTAAAGGCTCTTTTGAAGAGCTACTAAATATTACTGAAGAGAACTTAACTAAACCTGTTGTTGTTGGAAGCTGTGAAGAGGAAGAGTTTAAAGTTGCAGTTCTCTCTGGGAAGGGATTAACAGAGGAGTTAATAAAGATTTGTAAGGAGAAAGGAGTAAGGGTTTTCATCTCTGGAGATCTAACCCATCATGCAAAAATCTTAGCTGAAGATTTAGACATCTGCTTAGTAGATGCCACCCACTACCATACTGAAGTTTATGGGCTAAAGAAGTTTATTGAAGAGCTTAACCTTAATTTCATTACCTTAGATTTTTAA
- a CDS encoding biotin--[acetyl-CoA-carboxylase] ligase: MKIIKLKEVDSTNEYAKKLIDEGESNFLVIADKQYRGKGRLGRTWLSKPGGLYFSIVLENKFSYIFPILIPILIIKAIDVDAKIKFPNDIVYKGKKLSGILIEHYKDKIIVGIGINVENDLEGLDVAISLKEIKGEVKKEEIFNNFLNLFLEYYKKLLSGEIREEEILKEYKKLSETIGRYVKLTLPNEEVRGTVFDIDFEGISLATEEGIRKFPIGDVKNLR; encoded by the coding sequence ATGAAAATAATAAAACTTAAGGAAGTGGATTCAACCAATGAGTACGCTAAGAAGCTAATTGATGAAGGAGAAAGTAACTTTTTAGTCATTGCTGATAAGCAATATAGGGGAAAAGGAAGGTTAGGAAGAACTTGGCTCTCAAAGCCTGGGGGTCTCTATTTTTCTATAGTTTTGGAAAATAAGTTTAGTTACATTTTCCCTATTCTAATCCCTATCTTAATTATTAAAGCTATTGATGTAGATGCCAAAATAAAGTTTCCTAATGACATAGTCTATAAAGGAAAAAAGCTCTCTGGGATTTTGATAGAGCATTATAAAGATAAGATAATTGTGGGCATAGGGATAAATGTAGAGAATGACTTAGAGGGGTTAGATGTAGCCATCTCACTAAAGGAGATTAAAGGAGAAGTGAAAAAGGAAGAAATCTTTAACAACTTCCTAAATTTATTTTTAGAATATTATAAAAAGCTATTAAGTGGAGAAATAAGAGAGGAAGAAATTTTAAAAGAATATAAAAAATTGTCAGAGACTATAGGGAGATATGTTAAATTAACCCTTCCCAATGAAGAGGTTAGAGGGACAGTATTTGATATAGACTTTGAAGGAATTAGTTTAGCTACTGAGGAAGGGATAAGAAAGTTTCCTATTGGAGATGTTAAAAATCTAAGGTAA
- the cobK gene encoding precorrin-6A reductase → MNILLMGGTAESKTLGEELRKNLKNLFLIYTSTTNYGGELAKHFANIIIKKPLNLEELRAILKDYKIDILIDATHPFAINASKNAILACKEENVDYIRFERKSERITHEKVKYFKDFDSLLKEAKGYKRVFYMAGIKNLKRVVDHLGEEKVVARVLPISVPEALNILPQKNIVAMYGTFSKELNKYLILDYGCEAIITKESGDTGGFKDKVLGALEAGADVLVLEKPKLEYPIYFNDVDKLIEYIRAKYENNKT, encoded by the coding sequence ATGAATATCTTACTCATGGGAGGAACAGCAGAGAGTAAAACTTTAGGAGAAGAGCTTAGAAAAAATTTAAAGAATCTTTTTTTAATTTACACTTCAACCACCAACTATGGAGGAGAGCTTGCTAAACACTTTGCCAATATAATTATAAAGAAACCTTTAAACTTGGAAGAGCTAAGGGCTATTTTAAAAGATTATAAAATTGACATCTTAATAGATGCCACTCATCCTTTTGCAATAAATGCAAGTAAGAATGCTATTTTAGCCTGTAAAGAGGAAAATGTTGATTATATAAGATTTGAAAGAAAAAGTGAAAGAATAACTCATGAGAAAGTTAAATACTTTAAAGACTTTGATAGCCTACTTAAAGAGGCTAAGGGATATAAAAGAGTTTTTTACATGGCTGGGATTAAAAATTTAAAAAGAGTTGTTGATCACTTAGGAGAGGAAAAAGTAGTAGCAAGAGTCCTTCCTATATCTGTGCCAGAGGCTCTTAATATTTTGCCACAGAAGAATATTGTGGCTATGTATGGAACCTTTTCTAAGGAGTTGAATAAGTATTTAATTTTAGATTATGGTTGTGAAGCCATCATAACTAAGGAGAGTGGAGACACTGGAGGCTTTAAAGATAAGGTTCTTGGAGCCTTAGAAGCTGGAGCTGATGTTTTAGTTTTAGAAAAGCCTAAGTTGGAATATCCAATCTATTTTAATGATGTTGATAAACTTATAGAGTATATAAGGGCTAAGTATGAAAATAATAAAACTTAA
- the ftsZ gene encoding cell division protein FtsZ: MKLVRDALSRETPTVNTDFGEARIVVVGCGGAGNNTINRLMELGIQGAETIAINTDKQHLEVIQAHKKILIGASLTRGLGAGGYPEIGQKAAEMARNVIEEQLKGADLVFITAGMGGGTGTGSAPVVAEIAKELGAIVVGVVTYPFKIERARMKKADEGIEKMAKVCDTVIIIDNNKLVELVPNLPINDAFKVADEIIAQAVKGITETITVPSLINIDFADVRAVMKNGGVAMIGVGEVDQTDRGDRVQNVVKETLNCPLLDVDYKGAKGALIHITGGPDLTLKEANDIGEGLTKELSPDANVIWGARIEKEMEGCIRVMAIITGVKSKNILGKDIVTDNKKIIPKTSNVKRDRIGGIDFIV; this comes from the coding sequence ATGAAATTAGTAAGAGATGCCTTATCAAGAGAAACTCCAACAGTTAATACAGATTTTGGGGAAGCAAGGATAGTTGTAGTTGGTTGTGGAGGAGCTGGGAATAATACAATTAATAGGCTTATGGAACTTGGGATTCAAGGAGCTGAGACTATAGCTATTAATACAGATAAGCAACATTTAGAAGTTATACAAGCTCATAAAAAGATATTGATAGGAGCTTCATTAACAAGAGGTTTAGGAGCTGGAGGTTATCCTGAGATAGGTCAGAAAGCTGCTGAGATGGCAAGGAATGTTATTGAGGAGCAATTAAAAGGAGCTGACTTAGTTTTTATAACTGCTGGAATGGGAGGAGGGACAGGAACAGGATCAGCTCCAGTTGTGGCTGAGATAGCTAAGGAGTTAGGGGCAATAGTGGTTGGAGTAGTGACATATCCATTTAAAATAGAGAGAGCAAGGATGAAGAAGGCTGATGAAGGAATTGAAAAGATGGCTAAGGTTTGTGACACAGTAATTATAATAGATAATAATAAATTGGTTGAACTTGTTCCAAACTTGCCAATAAATGATGCTTTTAAGGTGGCTGATGAGATAATAGCCCAAGCTGTTAAGGGGATAACTGAAACCATAACTGTGCCAAGCTTAATAAATATTGACTTTGCTGATGTTAGGGCTGTAATGAAGAATGGCGGAGTGGCAATGATTGGGGTTGGAGAAGTTGATCAAACAGATAGAGGAGATAGAGTACAAAATGTTGTTAAGGAAACCTTAAACTGTCCATTGTTAGATGTTGATTATAAAGGGGCTAAAGGAGCTTTAATACACATAACTGGAGGGCCAGACTTAACATTGAAAGAGGCTAATGATATTGGAGAAGGGTTAACAAAAGAGCTCTCTCCAGATGCTAATGTCATCTGGGGAGCAAGGATAGAGAAAGAGATGGAAGGTTGTATAAGGGTTATGGCTATCATTACAGGAGTAAAGTCTAAAAATATCTTAGGGAAGGATATAGTAACAGATAATAAGAAGATTATTCCTAAAACCTCAAATGTTAAAAGAGATAGAATTGGAGGAATAGACTTCATTGTCTAA